One window from the genome of Candidatus Obscuribacterales bacterium encodes:
- the psaI gene encoding photosystem I reaction center subunit VIII, giving the protein MAASYLPSILVPIVGLVFPAVTMALLFIYIEREDASGI; this is encoded by the coding sequence ATGGCAGCGTCATACTTACCTTCCATTTTGGTGCCCATTGTGGGGTTGGTTTTCCCTGCTGTTACGATGGCGCTACTGTTTATCTATATCGAACGTGAAGACGCCAGCGGCATCTAA